The Bacteriovorax sp. Seq25_V genome includes a region encoding these proteins:
- a CDS encoding YebC/PmpR family DNA-binding transcriptional regulator: protein MGRKSAKIAAKKGAADKAKGQIYTRALKDVFMASKNGSPDPSTNFLLKVAIDRCKKFNVPKDNIDKAIKKGQGSDGVGFSDINYEGYGPGGVAIFVETSTDNNTRTVANVRSYFNKVQGSLGTTGSLEFVFERKAIFLVNGSSVSDGDEFEMEMINAGAEDISFEDDLYEISSEVEYFGAIQKKLEELGITPEEAQLERLPLNYKAITDEDTMKQFDRLITLLEEDDDVVQVYHNLEVEE, encoded by the coding sequence ATGGGAAGAAAATCTGCAAAAATTGCGGCTAAAAAAGGCGCCGCAGACAAGGCGAAAGGCCAAATTTATACTCGTGCTCTTAAAGATGTATTCATGGCATCAAAAAATGGGAGCCCTGATCCTTCGACAAACTTTTTGCTAAAAGTAGCAATCGATCGTTGTAAGAAGTTTAACGTTCCAAAAGACAATATCGATAAGGCCATTAAAAAAGGTCAAGGTAGCGATGGTGTTGGTTTCTCTGATATTAACTACGAAGGTTATGGCCCAGGAGGAGTGGCGATCTTTGTTGAAACATCGACTGATAATAATACCAGAACTGTAGCGAATGTTAGAAGCTACTTCAATAAAGTCCAAGGCTCTCTTGGAACAACTGGTTCACTCGAGTTTGTTTTTGAAAGAAAAGCAATCTTCTTAGTTAATGGAAGTAGTGTTTCGGATGGTGATGAGTTTGAAATGGAAATGATCAACGCAGGTGCTGAAGATATTAGTTTCGAAGATGATCTCTATGAAATTTCAAGTGAAGTCGAATATTTTGGCGCGATTCAAAAGAAACTGGAAGAGCTAGGTATCACTCCAGAAGAAGCCCAGCTAGAGAGATTACCACTAAATTACAAAGCAATCACTGATGAAGATACAATGAAACAATTTGACCGCCTTATCACTCTCCTTGAGGAAGATGACGATGTAGTACAAGTTTATCACAACCTAGAAGTTGAGGAATAA
- a CDS encoding 2-hydroxyacid dehydrogenase, with translation MKVLFFSTMAFEREQFNKFNENKYDIHFTDAELNDLNISLAEGFDAICIFVNDKLTESIAKKLHDYGIKIVALRCAGFNNVNLQACKENGICVVRVPEYSPYAVAEHTVALLLGLNRKIHKAYNRVREGNFSLNGLIGFDIHGKTVGVIGTGKIGRAFCHIMKGFGAHVNCFDLNQDEELKKLGVNYTSLEEIWKTSDIISLHVPLNKSTHHLINEDTINQMKENVVVVNTSRGGLIDTKALITALKLKKIKGAALDVYEEEDKLFFHDLSESVIQDDDIMRLMTFPNVLITAHQAFLTNEALEAIVKTTYSNIQAFFTGSGELHKVN, from the coding sequence GTGAAAGTACTTTTCTTTTCAACAATGGCTTTTGAGCGTGAACAGTTTAATAAATTTAATGAAAATAAATATGATATTCATTTTACTGATGCCGAGCTTAATGATCTCAATATTTCTCTCGCAGAAGGATTTGATGCTATCTGTATCTTCGTTAACGATAAGCTCACTGAATCAATCGCCAAAAAGCTTCATGACTATGGGATCAAAATCGTAGCCCTTCGTTGTGCAGGATTTAATAATGTAAATCTCCAAGCCTGCAAAGAAAATGGAATATGTGTAGTGCGAGTTCCAGAGTACTCGCCATATGCTGTAGCGGAACATACAGTTGCACTCCTTCTAGGACTTAATAGAAAGATTCATAAGGCCTATAATCGTGTGCGTGAGGGGAACTTTAGTCTTAATGGGCTCATCGGTTTTGATATCCATGGCAAAACAGTTGGTGTTATTGGTACGGGAAAAATTGGAAGAGCTTTCTGCCATATCATGAAAGGCTTTGGAGCACATGTAAATTGCTTTGACTTAAATCAAGATGAAGAGCTTAAAAAGCTTGGCGTGAACTATACGAGCTTAGAAGAGATTTGGAAGACTTCAGATATTATTTCTCTCCATGTTCCACTTAATAAATCAACGCATCACCTGATTAACGAAGATACAATTAATCAAATGAAAGAGAATGTGGTCGTTGTTAACACAAGTCGTGGTGGTCTTATTGATACAAAGGCCCTCATTACAGCACTAAAACTTAAGAAAATTAAAGGTGCAGCTCTTGATGTTTATGAAGAGGAAGACAAGCTCTTCTTCCATGATTTATCTGAATCAGTGATCCAAGATGATGATATTATGAGGTTAATGACTTTTCCAAATGTATTAATTACTGCTCACCAAGCATTCTTAACGAATGAAGCGCTAGAGGCGATTGTAAAAACAACATATTCAAACATACAAGCCTTCTTTACGGGCAGTGGAGAGTTACACAAAGTTAACTAG
- a CDS encoding methyltransferase domain protein yields MNLILKILRNHHYNPSTFSPAELADLYTKSALLVTVMGFIKEQLWLQQRDDKECGSETSYRDFITPLFKNELSSVLFLKDFLIESGEDSIKDITKHSQQIEQSILLEIPNLSINDQKIFLVESLDEMSAYFIQEEEKQQGQLQSDGHVGPRLYRTFDRLDEIFDLNYNLDFNMKIDHHAKERLYQNAGVGVQSGYSTILLALHNTSPKIGATMIDLGSGYGRVGLVCSLIRPDVNFIGYEYVPHRVDVATNACEALDLQESLAFEVQDLSVESFDIPEADIYYLYDPFTEDTYHYVLEQIVEFSKHKKITVVTKGNANTWLRSIAEENNWPAAQVIDEGNLCIFTSV; encoded by the coding sequence ATGAACCTCATTTTAAAAATTCTAAGAAATCATCATTATAATCCTTCAACTTTCTCTCCAGCAGAGCTCGCAGATTTGTACACAAAGTCAGCATTGCTTGTCACTGTTATGGGATTTATCAAGGAACAACTTTGGCTGCAACAAAGAGATGATAAAGAGTGTGGTAGTGAAACTAGTTACCGTGATTTCATTACGCCACTTTTTAAAAATGAGCTGTCCTCAGTTCTTTTCTTAAAAGATTTCCTCATCGAAAGTGGGGAGGATTCTATTAAGGACATAACTAAGCACTCTCAACAAATTGAGCAGAGCATTCTTTTAGAGATTCCAAACTTATCGATTAACGATCAGAAGATTTTTTTAGTTGAATCACTCGATGAAATGAGTGCTTACTTCATTCAAGAAGAAGAAAAACAGCAAGGCCAACTGCAAAGTGATGGTCATGTTGGGCCTCGCTTATATCGTACATTTGATCGATTAGATGAAATTTTCGATTTAAATTATAATCTTGATTTCAATATGAAAATTGATCATCATGCGAAAGAAAGACTTTATCAAAACGCTGGAGTCGGTGTTCAGTCGGGTTATTCTACAATTCTCTTGGCCCTTCATAATACAAGCCCAAAAATTGGAGCTACGATGATAGATCTTGGTTCTGGCTACGGTAGGGTGGGGCTAGTTTGCTCTCTTATTCGTCCAGATGTTAACTTCATTGGATATGAGTATGTTCCACATCGAGTAGATGTCGCGACGAATGCATGTGAAGCCTTAGATTTACAAGAGAGTCTTGCCTTTGAAGTTCAAGATTTATCAGTTGAGTCATTTGATATACCTGAAGCAGATATTTACTATTTATATGATCCATTTACGGAAGATACATATCATTATGTTCTTGAGCAGATCGTTGAATTTAGTAAGCATAAGAAAATAACTGTTGTGACAAAAGGAAATGCAAATACTTGGCTTAGAAGCATTGCTGAAGAAAATAACTGGCCAGCTGCTCAAGTTATTGATGAAGGTAATCTTTGCATTTTTACTTCAGTCTAG
- a CDS encoding Rrf2 family transcriptional regulator has protein sequence MRLASFTDYSLRVLIYLAIKEEELSTVAEIADKYQISRNHLVKVVHNLSVMEIIKSYKGKGGGIALLVPADKINIGDLVRKLERDSKLVECFGSDGSCIINPTCKLKKALMQAEQSFYKTLQEYTLADIVSNQTKLAQILLP, from the coding sequence ATGAGATTAGCTAGTTTCACTGATTATAGCCTACGAGTTCTTATCTACCTTGCAATTAAAGAGGAAGAGCTGTCTACTGTTGCCGAAATTGCAGATAAGTATCAAATATCTCGCAATCATTTAGTAAAAGTTGTACACAATTTATCTGTGATGGAAATCATCAAGTCATATAAAGGAAAAGGTGGAGGAATCGCCCTACTTGTTCCCGCAGATAAGATTAATATTGGCGATTTAGTCAGAAAACTTGAAAGAGATTCTAAACTTGTTGAGTGTTTTGGTAGTGATGGTAGTTGTATTATCAATCCGACATGCAAACTTAAAAAGGCACTTATGCAAGCAGAACAAAGTTTTTATAAAACTCTGCAAGAATATACATTAGCCGATATTGTCTCTAACCAAACAAAGCTTGCTCAAATTCTACTTCCCTAG
- a CDS encoding group 1 truncated hemoglobin, giving the protein MSSLFEKIGGRDAVNAAVDVFYNKVLADSRINKFFEGIDMASQRRKQIMFLTYAFGGPNNYDGENMRVAHEKLVLEGLNDEHFNAVVENLGATLKELGVPDDLIAEAAAIAESTRSDVLGR; this is encoded by the coding sequence ATGTCGAGTTTATTCGAAAAAATTGGTGGTAGAGATGCAGTAAATGCAGCAGTAGACGTATTTTATAACAAGGTCTTAGCTGACAGTCGCATAAATAAGTTCTTTGAAGGTATTGATATGGCATCGCAGAGGAGAAAACAAATTATGTTTTTGACTTACGCTTTTGGTGGACCAAATAATTATGATGGCGAAAATATGCGTGTGGCCCATGAGAAACTTGTTTTGGAAGGTTTAAATGATGAGCACTTCAATGCAGTAGTGGAGAACCTAGGTGCAACATTAAAAGAACTTGGTGTGCCAGATGATCTTATCGCTGAAGCTGCTGCAATTGCCGAGTCAACACGTAGTGATGTATTAGGAAGATAG
- a CDS encoding DUF1971 domain-containing protein, with protein MEKLPSNISRYKQTEIFDECSIPKGLLQDHQTKAGVWGEIIVLEGKLLYTIQSQPPEEIILSPDYCGVVAPEVLHNVKPLGPVRFCVYFNK; from the coding sequence ATGGAAAAGCTTCCTTCGAATATTAGTCGCTATAAGCAAACTGAAATTTTTGATGAGTGTAGTATCCCTAAGGGATTACTTCAAGATCATCAGACAAAGGCGGGGGTTTGGGGCGAAATTATAGTACTTGAAGGAAAGCTTTTGTATACAATACAATCGCAACCTCCAGAGGAAATTATCTTGTCCCCTGATTATTGCGGAGTTGTTGCTCCAGAGGTCTTACATAATGTAAAACCTCTCGGGCCAGTTCGCTTTTGTGTTTATTTTAATAAGTAG
- a CDS encoding SlyX family protein, translating into MNELEQRLSDLEVKFSYQDDMLAELSLVIADQQKTIDQMRYILEQMSEQQKKSSQEGQDRNPADDKPPHY; encoded by the coding sequence ATGAATGAATTAGAACAAAGACTTAGTGACCTTGAAGTAAAGTTTTCATATCAAGATGATATGCTAGCCGAGCTTAGTTTAGTGATTGCTGATCAGCAGAAAACCATCGATCAAATGAGATATATACTCGAGCAAATGTCAGAGCAGCAAAAGAAATCTTCTCAAGAAGGACAAGATCGAAATCCTGCTGATGATAAGCCACCTCACTATTAA
- a CDS encoding Lrp/AsnC family transcriptional regulator, which translates to MIELDEFNERILQELEIDGRVSNAELSSRIGLSPSACLRRVQELENIGVIKGYRAVIDYSLLGIGFKAYITVGLSVHTKKAQRDFEKAIVQSPEVRECHNVTGSFEYLLRVETKDLASYKFFHTDVLGTLPQVSSISTYVVMDSPKDDR; encoded by the coding sequence ATGATCGAATTAGATGAATTTAACGAAAGAATATTGCAAGAATTGGAAATTGATGGACGAGTCAGTAATGCGGAGTTATCTTCAAGAATTGGTCTCTCCCCTTCTGCCTGCCTACGCCGCGTACAAGAACTTGAAAATATTGGTGTTATTAAAGGATACCGTGCAGTTATTGACTACTCTCTATTGGGTATTGGTTTTAAGGCCTATATAACCGTTGGTCTTTCTGTTCACACGAAGAAAGCACAGCGTGATTTTGAAAAGGCAATCGTACAATCGCCAGAGGTTCGAGAGTGTCATAACGTGACAGGATCATTTGAATATCTTCTGAGGGTTGAAACCAAAGACTTAGCTTCATATAAATTCTTTCACACAGACGTACTAGGAACTCTCCCTCAAGTGAGCTCAATTTCAACATATGTAGTGATGGATTCACCAAAAGATGATAGATAA
- a CDS encoding LysE family translocator codes for MINETTLALATFALVSSITPGPNNIMLMSSGTNYGFRRTIPHILGVCLGFVLMVAVVGLGLMQIFTVYPIIQKVLKIVCMIYLVYLSYKIAVSSPDLKADETSEEARPFTFLQAALFQWVNPKAIAMTLSAISIFAPSNSIQEVMSVAIIFGLVNLPSVSLWVVIGQQIRRFLNEPKRLRFFNYVMASLLFATLGFILG; via the coding sequence ATGATAAATGAAACAACATTGGCTTTAGCTACTTTCGCACTCGTCTCTTCCATTACTCCTGGACCAAATAATATTATGCTAATGAGCTCTGGTACTAATTATGGTTTTAGACGAACGATTCCACATATACTTGGGGTGTGTTTAGGATTTGTTTTAATGGTCGCAGTTGTTGGGCTTGGACTGATGCAGATTTTCACTGTGTATCCGATCATTCAAAAAGTTTTAAAAATTGTTTGTATGATTTATCTCGTTTATCTGTCTTATAAAATTGCGGTATCTTCTCCCGATTTGAAAGCCGATGAAACAAGTGAAGAAGCTAGGCCATTTACCTTCTTGCAGGCGGCTCTATTTCAGTGGGTGAATCCTAAGGCAATAGCAATGACACTTTCCGCGATTAGTATTTTTGCTCCATCAAATTCTATCCAGGAGGTTATGAGCGTGGCGATAATATTTGGCCTAGTAAATCTGCCTTCTGTAAGTCTTTGGGTGGTTATCGGCCAGCAGATTCGTAGGTTTCTTAACGAGCCGAAAAGACTACGTTTTTTTAATTATGTGATGGCATCTTTACTTTTTGCTACTCTGGGATTCATTCTAGGGTAG
- a CDS encoding HNH endonuclease, which produces MLISFLLTLLAFSHPGRTIESGENVGCHMDRKRNIMHCHGSSSGPTSKKESYSRDLFGGWIDSDSDCQDTRAEILISRSLEKVFLDKKGCNVTEGLWNDFYYDEILTKASEIDIDHVVPLKEAHERVDKKWSREQRVKFANDPENLVITNLSYNRQKGSKSPLEWLPVNKAYACKYVTRWIYIKNKYAIPLHYEVAKLKIELCK; this is translated from the coding sequence ATGCTAATTTCTTTTCTACTTACATTATTAGCCTTTTCTCATCCTGGACGAACAATTGAGTCTGGCGAAAATGTTGGCTGTCATATGGATCGCAAGCGCAATATTATGCACTGCCATGGTTCGAGTTCAGGACCTACTAGCAAAAAGGAATCTTACTCCCGCGACCTTTTTGGCGGATGGATTGATAGCGACTCTGACTGTCAAGACACACGAGCAGAAATTCTAATTAGTCGCTCATTAGAAAAAGTATTTCTTGATAAGAAGGGTTGCAATGTGACTGAGGGGCTGTGGAATGATTTTTATTATGATGAAATTCTAACTAAAGCATCCGAAATTGATATCGATCATGTTGTTCCTTTGAAGGAAGCCCATGAGCGTGTAGATAAAAAATGGAGTCGTGAGCAAAGAGTAAAGTTTGCCAATGATCCTGAGAATCTGGTGATTACAAATCTAAGTTATAATCGGCAGAAAGGTTCGAAAAGCCCACTAGAGTGGCTACCAGTGAATAAAGCTTATGCTTGTAAGTATGTCACGCGCTGGATCTATATTAAAAATAAGTATGCTATTCCTCTGCACTACGAAGTTGCTAAACTTAAAATAGAACTTTGTAAATAA
- a CDS encoding cold-shock protein, which translates to MKAKLLRYDMTKTKNRKRTDFEVSEQTESAVIARLEKIHKGEKFVAFHELVWSEEEPEEKVEQKIVEVFTGEVKYFDATKGFGFIRPDIEDAEDLFFHVTALSTKEISDGEAVEYEIGYGPKGPVAIKIKPLE; encoded by the coding sequence ATGAAAGCAAAGCTTTTAAGATATGACATGACAAAAACAAAGAACCGCAAACGTACGGACTTTGAAGTTTCAGAACAAACAGAGTCTGCCGTAATCGCGCGTCTTGAAAAAATTCACAAGGGCGAAAAATTTGTCGCATTTCATGAACTTGTTTGGAGTGAGGAAGAACCAGAAGAGAAAGTTGAACAGAAGATTGTTGAGGTGTTTACTGGAGAAGTGAAGTACTTTGATGCTACTAAAGGCTTTGGCTTTATTCGTCCAGATATTGAGGATGCGGAAGATTTATTTTTTCATGTCACAGCATTATCAACAAAAGAAATTTCTGACGGAGAAGCTGTTGAGTACGAAATTGGTTATGGCCCGAAAGGTCCTGTTGCGATCAAAATTAAACCACTAGAGTAA
- a CDS encoding DUF5522 domain-containing protein, protein MELTYSKDGRDIKTSHFLRKRGSCCKTSCLHCPYGFTVKKEGLQFEVVDDSNFQEALEIFTIHIPDEPEIASSILASAFGKPKKVEKLSNLNMSKFRLVKIKGETCALVKVFNFQVLELYHVKHFEDQGLDIDTISGLL, encoded by the coding sequence TTGGAACTGACATACTCAAAAGATGGACGTGATATTAAGACCTCGCACTTCTTACGTAAGCGCGGGTCTTGCTGTAAAACCAGCTGTCTTCACTGTCCATATGGATTCACAGTAAAAAAAGAAGGGCTTCAATTTGAAGTTGTTGATGACTCAAATTTTCAAGAGGCCCTTGAGATTTTCACTATACATATACCTGACGAACCAGAAATAGCTTCAAGTATCCTCGCTTCAGCTTTTGGCAAACCTAAGAAAGTTGAAAAATTATCTAATTTGAATATGAGTAAGTTTCGACTTGTTAAGATAAAGGGGGAAACTTGCGCTCTTGTAAAAGTATTTAACTTTCAAGTCCTCGAACTCTATCATGTTAAACACTTTGAAGATCAAGGACTAGATATTGATACAATTAGTGGATTACTTTAG
- a CDS encoding zinc ribbon domain-containing protein YjdM translates to MSDDNKPCPKCQSPYGYTDGSLWICPECFHEWSLEAVAEESDVPKFLDANGVQLVNGDSVTVIKDLKAGKSTIKSGTKVKNIRLLDEPVNDHDISCKIDGHGSMYLKCSVVKKA, encoded by the coding sequence ATGAGCGATGACAACAAACCATGCCCAAAATGCCAATCACCGTACGGATACACTGACGGTTCACTATGGATTTGCCCAGAGTGTTTCCATGAATGGAGTCTTGAAGCAGTAGCAGAAGAATCTGATGTACCAAAATTTCTCGATGCAAATGGAGTACAACTTGTTAATGGTGATTCAGTAACAGTTATAAAAGACCTTAAAGCAGGAAAGAGCACAATTAAGTCAGGAACAAAAGTAAAGAATATTAGACTTCTTGATGAACCAGTTAATGACCACGACATTTCTTGTAAAATCGACGGACATGGATCAATGTATCTTAAATGTTCAGTTGTAAAGAAAGCATAA
- a CDS encoding long-chain-fatty-acid--CoA ligase, translating into MSTKPWLKSYPTGVDHEIDINQYDSLNQMLEDTIKIYGDKTAYSNMGIKMSFNDIDHESKKFASYLQNELKLQKGSKVVIQMPNLLQYPIALYGILRAGLIAVNLNPLYTLTEMKKSLVDSEASAIVVFENIADKLCEVLPETKIKHIIRTEVGDCFPFVKKTLTNAVIRYVKKMIPEFDLASAAKRNQATLHTFNEALSKGSKYVYQQAPVTRNDVALLQYTGGTTGIMKAAVLTHQNMLANQAQMSTWMNPSLEKGNEISIAALPCYHVFCLTVNCFGFFQRGMHNVLITNPRDIKGFLKTINESKPTVMTVVSTLLAGMLANEDFETVDWSTLKFSVAGGMALKRSVANEWTERTKTKVIEGYGLTEASPVVSCNPVDGGDKLGTIGLPLPSTEVKVVDENGNDLGLNTRGELCVKGFQVMQGYYKNPLETEKVLTQDGWLKTGDIAVIDDEGFVSIVDRLKDMIVVSGFNVYPNELEDVAMMHPKVAEAGAIGIADEHSGEAIKIFVVKKDQSLTEEEIRAFLREKLTGYKKPKYVEFRNELPKNNVGKILRRELK; encoded by the coding sequence ATGAGTACAAAACCTTGGCTGAAGAGCTACCCTACAGGTGTGGATCACGAAATAGATATTAACCAGTACGATTCACTCAATCAAATGCTTGAAGATACAATCAAAATATATGGTGACAAAACAGCCTATTCAAATATGGGAATTAAGATGTCATTTAATGACATTGATCACGAATCAAAGAAATTTGCTAGTTACCTCCAAAATGAATTGAAGCTTCAAAAAGGTTCAAAGGTTGTTATTCAAATGCCAAACCTTCTTCAATACCCAATAGCTTTATACGGTATTCTTCGAGCTGGTTTAATTGCTGTTAACTTAAACCCTCTATATACTTTGACAGAGATGAAGAAGTCACTCGTTGACTCTGAAGCTTCTGCAATAGTTGTTTTTGAGAATATAGCAGACAAACTTTGCGAAGTTCTACCAGAGACAAAGATCAAACATATCATTAGAACTGAAGTTGGTGATTGCTTTCCGTTCGTAAAGAAAACTCTTACTAACGCAGTTATTCGTTACGTAAAAAAGATGATTCCTGAATTTGATTTAGCATCAGCAGCAAAAAGGAATCAAGCGACGCTTCATACATTTAACGAAGCTCTTTCAAAAGGTTCAAAGTATGTATATCAACAAGCTCCTGTAACAAGAAATGATGTTGCTCTACTTCAATACACTGGTGGAACAACTGGTATCATGAAGGCAGCAGTACTAACTCACCAAAACATGCTTGCAAATCAAGCACAAATGTCAACATGGATGAATCCCTCACTTGAAAAAGGGAATGAGATTTCAATTGCCGCTCTACCTTGCTATCACGTATTTTGCTTAACAGTGAATTGCTTTGGTTTTTTCCAAAGAGGTATGCACAATGTTCTCATCACTAACCCACGTGACATCAAAGGATTTTTAAAAACAATCAATGAGTCAAAGCCTACTGTGATGACAGTTGTAAGCACACTACTCGCCGGTATGCTTGCAAACGAAGATTTTGAAACTGTTGATTGGTCGACATTAAAATTCTCAGTTGCTGGTGGAATGGCGCTTAAAAGAAGTGTTGCAAACGAATGGACAGAGAGAACAAAAACAAAAGTAATCGAAGGCTATGGTCTAACTGAGGCGTCTCCGGTTGTTTCTTGTAATCCAGTTGATGGCGGAGACAAGCTTGGAACGATTGGACTTCCACTACCTTCAACAGAAGTTAAAGTCGTTGATGAAAACGGAAATGATCTTGGGCTTAATACTCGAGGAGAGCTTTGTGTTAAAGGATTTCAAGTTATGCAAGGTTACTATAAAAATCCTTTGGAAACTGAGAAAGTTCTAACTCAAGATGGCTGGCTTAAGACTGGAGATATCGCAGTTATTGACGATGAAGGATTTGTTTCAATCGTTGATCGCCTAAAAGATATGATTGTGGTTTCAGGTTTTAATGTTTATCCAAACGAACTTGAAGATGTAGCGATGATGCACCCAAAAGTTGCAGAGGCCGGTGCGATTGGTATTGCTGACGAGCATTCAGGGGAGGCGATCAAGATTTTCGTAGTAAAAAAAGATCAGTCTCTAACAGAAGAAGAAATAAGAGCATTTCTAAGAGAGAAACTAACTGGTTACAAAAAACCAAAGTATGTTGAATTTAGAAATGAATTACCAAAGAATAATGTAGGAAAAATTTTAAGAAGAGAACTTAAATAA
- a CDS encoding TetR/AcrR family transcriptional regulator, whose translation MPNTNYHHGDLRQALLIAAQEILDEQGYEGLTLRKCAARAGVSATAPSHHFKNASNFLASVAAEGYKQLSEEIQNSAKDCDPADPKKAMLIGKGYIGFAKRNPALYQLMFGSKVDSKNPEFHRALKQCFGRLEEMIAEVFPDYSERRVEATALRTWSLIHGFTLLLLDKRFSFFLENGSFSDEEALEYNFLKTLSFNKVRQDL comes from the coding sequence ATGCCAAATACGAACTATCACCACGGGGACCTACGACAGGCCCTCCTTATTGCTGCACAAGAAATTCTTGATGAACAAGGATATGAAGGCTTAACACTTAGAAAGTGTGCAGCCCGTGCTGGAGTTTCGGCAACAGCACCTTCACATCACTTTAAGAATGCTTCTAACTTTCTAGCATCTGTAGCAGCTGAAGGTTATAAACAACTCTCTGAAGAAATTCAGAATTCGGCAAAAGACTGTGATCCGGCAGACCCAAAAAAAGCGATGCTAATTGGAAAAGGATATATAGGATTCGCCAAAAGAAATCCAGCTCTTTACCAACTGATGTTTGGTTCAAAAGTCGACAGTAAAAACCCAGAATTTCATCGCGCCTTGAAGCAATGCTTTGGACGACTCGAAGAAATGATTGCAGAGGTATTTCCAGATTATAGTGAACGTAGAGTCGAAGCTACAGCACTCCGAACATGGAGCTTGATTCACGGATTCACCCTATTGCTTCTTGATAAACGATTTAGCTTCTTTCTTGAGAATGGATCATTCTCAGATGAAGAAGCACTTGAGTATAATTTTTTAAAAACACTTAGCTTTAATAAAGTGAGACAGGATTTATGA
- a CDS encoding carbonic anhydrase produces the protein MDIKNILERNKRWVEEKLGEDVDFFKKLGEGQNPNILYIGCSDSRVTAEELMGVGPGEIFVHRNIANMVISIDLNAMSVIEYAVNYLNVDHIIVCGHYGCGGIKAAMESKDLGVLNPWLRNIRDVYRLHRRELNEIENEDARYERLVELNVQEQCINAIKTAAVQKANRSRGLKVYGWVFDVHTGQLKDLNIDFDLVLKNIREIYHLD, from the coding sequence ATGGACATTAAAAATATTTTAGAACGTAACAAGAGATGGGTGGAAGAGAAACTTGGTGAAGATGTTGATTTCTTCAAGAAGCTAGGTGAGGGACAGAACCCGAATATTTTATACATTGGTTGTTCAGATAGCCGTGTGACGGCGGAAGAGCTAATGGGTGTTGGACCAGGCGAAATCTTTGTTCACCGTAATATTGCCAATATGGTTATCAGTATTGATCTTAATGCAATGAGTGTAATCGAATATGCTGTTAACTATCTTAATGTTGATCATATCATCGTTTGTGGGCACTATGGTTGTGGTGGTATTAAGGCGGCAATGGAGAGTAAGGATCTTGGTGTTCTTAACCCATGGCTTAGAAATATTCGCGATGTTTATCGCCTTCACCGTCGTGAACTCAATGAAATCGAAAATGAAGATGCTCGCTACGAAAGGCTTGTTGAACTGAATGTTCAAGAGCAATGTATCAATGCGATTAAAACGGCAGCTGTTCAAAAAGCAAACCGTTCGCGCGGGTTAAAAGTTTACGGTTGGGTATTCGATGTTCACACTGGACAGCTGAAAGATCTTAATATCGACTTTGATCTTGTACTAAAAAACATCAGAGAGATTTATCATCTCGACTAA